The nucleotide window TGTTCCGCGCGTGGACGACCCCGACCGTGTTCTTCAGGGCGAAGCTGTAGGAGGCCGAGCGGTGCGCCTTCAGGACCGGGACGCTGACGAGCCGCTCCGCCTCGTAGACCGCCCGCGCGACGTGAAAGGCCGTGGCGTGGCGGGCCCGAGGCGGCCGGACCTCGACCCAGTCGCCCTCCTCGAGGGCCAGAAGATCGGCCCCGGCGGCCGCCGCGACGGCCGCCATCCCGGTGGCCTCCAGGTTCGGACGGGTCGGGAGGCTCACGACCGCGGACATGTCTCCCATGCTGAGGCGCGAGGCGCCGGTCTCCCTCAGCAGGGCGAGGAGCGCCGCCACCACGCGGGGATCGGTCGTTGCGGGCGGCGGCCTGCCGGACACGACGTTCGGCTTCACGAGAACCTGTCGCCCCCGGCAATCCAGGGCGGCCAGGCCGTCCACCAGGGCGACGGCCTCCCGAACGCCCGCCGCCACGCCGTCGGCGCGGACGATCGCCACGCGCCGTTTCGCGCCGACGGCGGCAGGCGGTACCGGGCGTGGCGGGACCACCTCCCCGCCGGGGGAGAAGAGAAACTGCCGCAGGACCGCGCGGCACTGGGGGAAGAAGAGCGCCGAAGCGGCGAGGCCGCCGAGGGCCAGAAGATGGCGGCGGGTCAGCCGCACCTTACAGGTCCTTCGCCATCAGGGCCGCAGAGGCGGGGCAGCACCCCGTGAGCTCCGGCGACGAGCGGAGGGCGGCGGGCACCGTCTCGCGCGGCACCCGGGTGAACTCCCAGGCTCGGCAGCGGGCCTCGATCGTCTCCGTGAGGAGATAGGCCCGCTTGACACCCCTGGCCCGGGCAACTGCCTCCAGCGCGCGGAAGAGGCGCTCGCCGATCCCCCGGTGCCGCGCGTCCGGCCGGACGACCAGCGAGCGGAAGAGGGCGACCTCGCCGGCCCGCTCCATCCCCACCCCCCCCACCACGGTCCCGGCCTCCTCCGCCACCAGGAAGTCCCCGAGGTGCTCCGCCACGCCGGCCGTCGGGAGGCGCGCCTCCTCGAGCAGGGCGAGAATGGCCGGCAGATCCCCCGCCCCGGCCGCCCGGACCGTGGGCCCGTCCGCCCCGCCCGGTTTGCGCGCGGAGAAGCTCGCACTCCAGACCTTGCCGGCGAGATCCTCCGCCCGAACCCCGGAGGCCGCCCCGCATCCGCACGCCCCCTCCGGCGCCCCCGCCAGGGCCGCGACCTGTCCGGCCTCGTAGGGGAGGCGGGAGACGACCCGCACGTCCGCGAAGCCCGCCGCCGCGAGCCCGGCCACGTACTGCCCCTCGCTGATCGCGCCCGCGAGGCAGCTCGACCAGGCCGTGAGATCCGCCCGCACCGGCTCCGGCAAGCCCTCCGCGACCACGTCTGAGATCAGGAGCCGGCCTCCAGGCCGCAGGACCCGGTGGATCTCCCGAAAGACGGCGGGCTTGTCGGGCGAGAGGTTGATCACGCAGTTGCTGATAATCCAGTCCACCGAGGCATCCGTCACGGGCAGGCGCTCCGCCTCCCCCAGGCGGAACTCCACGTTGGTCTGTCCCGCCGCGGCGGCGTTCGCTTCGGCCCGCCGGAGCATCTCGGGGGTCATGTCCACTCCGATGACGCGCCCCGCAGGCCCCACGCGCTCCGCCGCCAACAGGCAGTCGATCCCCGCCCCGGAGCCGATGTCCAGGACCGTCTGCCCCGGCTCGACGCCGGCGAAGGCCAGGGGGTTGCCGCAGCCGAAGGCGCTCAGGACGGCCTGCGGCGGCAGGTCCTTCAGCTCGTCCACCCCGTACCCCGCCGCCTGGAACGTCACCGAGGGGGACGAACCACAGCATCCGCTCCCCTCCTGGACCGCCTGCGTGTAGCGCGCCCGGACTGCCGCCTTGATCTCCTCCTCAGTCCTCATCCTGATCCTCCCGCCCGGCGAGTCGCTCCGGGCCCCCCGGAGACCGGGCCACACCCCTCGGGCCCACACCCGTCCTGCCACCGCGTCACGGCCTCGACGAGGCCCTCCAGCGTCTTCAGCACCGCCTCCCGCTCCACCCGGGCCAGAGGGGAAAGGAGCGCGCGCTGGGTCTCCACCAACTCCGCCCGGATCCGACCGAGGAGGCTCCTGCCCCGGGGCGTGATCGCGATCCGAACCTCCCGGCGGTCCCCCGTGCCCCGCCGCCGGCGGGCTAGGCCCTTCCGCTCCAGGGGCTCCAGGATGCGCGTCACGGTGCTGACCGCCAGGAAGAGGTGCCG belongs to Candidatus Methylomirabilis sp. and includes:
- a CDS encoding DUF362 domain-containing protein, with amino-acid sequence MRLTRRHLLALGGLAASALFFPQCRAVLRQFLFSPGGEVVPPRPVPPAAVGAKRRVAIVRADGVAAGVREAVALVDGLAALDCRGRQVLVKPNVVSGRPPPATTDPRVVAALLALLRETGASRLSMGDMSAVVSLPTRPNLEATGMAAVAAAAGADLLALEEGDWVEVRPPRARHATAFHVARAVYEAERLVSVPVLKAHRSASYSFALKNTVGVVHARNKPWAYGGSAWEEVVAELNLAVHPRLYVADALTVMASGGPWSGDVVRPGCILAGTDPVALDAVGLGILKHYGKADHVVGKGVWDQGQIRRAIALGLGVQSGVEVEIVARDLTAGDPAFAPLLDRVRAEVGAA
- the arsN2 gene encoding arsenic resistance N-acetyltransferase ArsN2, which gives rise to MRTEEEIKAAVRARYTQAVQEGSGCCGSSPSVTFQAAGYGVDELKDLPPQAVLSAFGCGNPLAFAGVEPGQTVLDIGSGAGIDCLLAAERVGPAGRVIGVDMTPEMLRRAEANAAAAGQTNVEFRLGEAERLPVTDASVDWIISNCVINLSPDKPAVFREIHRVLRPGGRLLISDVVAEGLPEPVRADLTAWSSCLAGAISEGQYVAGLAAAGFADVRVVSRLPYEAGQVAALAGAPEGACGCGAASGVRAEDLAGKVWSASFSARKPGGADGPTVRAAGAGDLPAILALLEEARLPTAGVAEHLGDFLVAEEAGTVVGGVGMERAGEVALFRSLVVRPDARHRGIGERLFRALEAVARARGVKRAYLLTETIEARCRAWEFTRVPRETVPAALRSSPELTGCCPASAALMAKDL
- a CDS encoding MarR family winged helix-turn-helix transcriptional regulator → MDEVTAAAERMHRITKELSRRYQFRDRNAICCHGLSVTQCYALDALTDGGELTVTALARHLFLAVSTVTRILEPLERKGLARRRRGTGDRREVRIAITPRGRSLLGRIRAELVETQRALLSPLARVEREAVLKTLEGLVEAVTRWQDGCGPEGCGPVSGGPGATRRAGGSG